Within the Streptomyces sp. YIM 121038 genome, the region CGCCGCCAGGAACGGCAGCACGGCCGCCAGAAGCAGGGGATGCAGCGTACCGAGCACCGCGAGCGCGCCGAACGGGACGACGACGGCGACGAGGAAGCTGATCACGGTGTGGGCGAAGAACTCCTCGGTCAGCTCGACGTCGGCCATCACCGTCGAGGCGAGGTCCCCGGTGCGGCGGCCGAGGAGATAGGCCGGTGCCAGGCGCTCCAGCGCTTCGTAGACCCGGACCCGCAGGACGGCGAGGATGCGGTACGCGATGTCGTGGACCATCCACATCTCGGCCCACGCCGCGGCGGCCCGCGCGATCACGAGCACGCCGAGCAGCACGACGCCGAGGCCGACGGCCCGCGCCGAGTGACCGGTGGCGGCCAGGCCGACCAGCCAGACCGCGGTGACCGCCGCCGCGATCCCGAGCGCCTGGTCGGCGATCCCCACCAGCAGCGCGAGGGCCAGCCTGCGGCGGAACCCCTTCATGAAGGGCAGCAGACCGGTCAACGCCGGGCCGTGCGGCGCCGACCGTGCGGCCGGGGTCATGGCGCCGCCTGCGCGGCGACCATGCGGGCGTAGTCACCGCGGCGGACCAGCAGACTCCGGTGGTCGCCGACCTCGGTGACCCGCCCCTGTGCCAGGACGGCGATGCGACCGGCGTCGCGGACCGTGGACAGGCGGTGGGCGACCACCAGGGTCGTGCGGCCCCGGCTCAGCGTCCCCAGCGCCCGCTGGATGTCGGCCTCCGCCGCGGCGTCGACGCTGGAGGTGGCCTCGTCCAGGACCAGCACGGGCGCGTCCTTCAGGAGGGCGCGGGCGATCGCGATGCGCTGCCGTTCGCCGCCGGAGAGCGTCAGTCCCCGTTCGCCGACCGGTGTGTCGTATCCGGCCGGGAGGGCCTCGACGAAGGCGTGTGCTCCGGCCGCGCGGGCCGCGTCGCGCATCTCGGCCGCGGTGGCGCCGGGCCGGGCGAGCCGGAGGTTGTCGGCGATGGTGCCGTGGAAGAGGTACGTGTCCTGGGAGACCACGGCGATCGTCTCCCGGAGCGTGGCGAGGGGCAGCCCGCGGATGTCCGAGCCGTCGACGAGGACCCGCCCGCCGACGGGTTCGAAGAAGCGCAGGAGCAAGGAGACCAGCGTGGTCTTCCCGGCGCCCGAGGGGCCCACGACGGCGAGTGTCCCGCCCGCTTCGAGCCGCAGGCTCACCTCGTCGAGGGCGGGGGCCGCGCGGTCGGCGTAGGTGAAGGTGACGCGCTCGAACTCGACCACAGGAGGCCGCTCGATCCGCCGGGGCCGCGGGGGAGCCGACGGCTCGGGCGTCTGCGGAACCGCGTCGAGGAGGGCGTGGATGCCCGCGGCGGCCGAGACCGCGGTGTGCCCGGCGTGCCAGAACCGGGACAGCTCGATGAACGGGCGGAAGCACTCGAACACCAGGAACAGGACGACGTAGAGCCCGGCGAGGTCCAACGCCCCCTGGGCGAGGCGCAGCGCGCCGACGCCCACGCTGAGCGAGGTGCCCGCCGCGACCCCGAAGGCGGTGAGACCGGTGTCGACCAGGGACACGCGCATCTGGGCCATCGTGGAGCGGTACAACACCTCGGCCCGGTCGCCGAGTTCGGCCCGGCGGCGCTCTCCGGCGTTGAACGCCTTGAGCGTCGTCAGGCCCTGCATGGTGTCGAGGTACTCGGCGTCGAGCGCGGCGTAGGCGTCCCAGTGGGCCTGTCCGCGCTCGCCGAGCAGCCGGTCCCACCAGCGCGGCGCCAGCGGGACGAACACCACGAGGGCCGCCACCAGTACCCCCACGACCCAGTCGATCGACGCCAGGTAGGTGACGAGGCCGACCGGTGCGAGAAGACAGACGGCCAGTTGCGGCAGATAGCGCGCGTAGTAGCTCTCGACCGCCTCCACGCCGTCCACCAGGGCCGACTGCACGGTGCCCGTCCTGGTCCTGGTCAGGTGGCCGGGGCCCAGGGCGAGCAGATGCGCGTAGAGGCGGCGGCGGAGCCGCAGTTTGGTCGCGGCCGCCGTCCGGCTGACGCACAGCTCGCGCAGCTGCAGCAGCCCGGCCCGTACGGCGACGAGCGCGAGGACCCCGGCGACCTGGGGGACGCTGGCGGTCCACGGCCTGTGGTCGCTCACCTGCTCCAGAACGGCGGCGACCAGCAGCCCTTGGCCGACGTAGGTGGCGGTGACGCCGAGCCCCACGGCCACCGCCGCCGCGATGTGCCAGCGGACAGCGGTGGCGAGTTCGAGGAGTCGGCGGTGGAGCAGCATCAGGCGTGCGGCAGCGGGAAGTAGTTGAGCTCCTCCTCCGTCAGCGGCCGCTGCCTCCAGCCGAGGGTGACCGCCATGTCCTGGATGCGCCTCCTGCCGAGGAACGGGAACGCCGCGGGGAAGTTGGGGACCAGACCGGGGATGAGCACCCGGACCACGCGGAACCCCGTCTTGGCGACGTCGTGGGTGGTCACGTCCACGTAGATGATCTCGTAGCCGCGTTTCTCGACCACGTCCCGGTACGTGGCCAGGGTGCGGTCGGGCAGCCGCGGCAGGTCGTCGACCGACCGGCTCGTGGGGGTGTCCACCCAGGGCCGCACCACTTCGGTGGCGCGCGGGTCGAGGAACAGCTGCTGCTGGCACAGCAGGTCGTTGACGTCGTGGAAGTCCTTCGCGTAGTCGTCGAGGTAGGCGCGGTCCTTGCGCCAGGGCTTGACCATGGCGTTGGTCCAGCCGGCCGCGACCGCCTCCCGGAACAGGCCCGCCGGGTCGTCGAAGTCGCGGGTGCCGTCCTGGAGGGTCAACGCCTCGCCCCACGCCTTGCGGGCGGCGTCCACCGGGTCGGGCCGGGCGCCGAAGCCGATGGTGAAGAGCTTCTCGATGTGGTTCTCGACCACTCCCGCCAGGACCGGCACGTCGAACTCGTTGTCCAGCTGGATGAGCCAGGCCCGCTGGCCGAGTTCGGCGGGCCGCCCGGCCCACAGCGCGGCGAGTTCGGGGGGCTGTTCCACCTTGGGGAGCGGATGGCGGTTCATCCACCAGATCATGGTGGCGTCCCGCTCGATGACCTCTTCGATGCCGGAGACCAGCGCGTCGTCCAGGGTGTGCCCCGCGGCGAGTCCCGGGTAGTAGAGGAAGTTGGTGGGCGGCACGTTCGCGTACTGGTCCATGTACCAGTTGACGTACACCAGGCTGGCGGGCACCCACACGGGCCGGTCGGCGGTGAGCGAGTGGCCCGGCACCCAGTGGGTGGTCCGGTCGTGGGTGAACCGGACGAACGGGAAGCCGGGGCTGTCGTACAAGCGGTCCGAGTAGAGCACGAGGCGGTTCGGGTCGAGTGCGGATTCCCCCGCCCGCTCCAGGTCCTGGTACGAGGCCTCACGGACGTCGACGGTCTCGGTGATGCAGTTCCCGCAGTACCGCTCGACGGCCTCGCCGATCGCGGCGCTGCGGGCGGCACGGAAGTTGCGGAACGCGGTGCCGCCGCAGACCACGTTGTTGGCCCAGGTGTACAGGCGGCGCATGTCGGCGACGTTGGTCTGCACCGTGACCAGGCGGTCGGGGACGGACTTGTCGTGCTCGAAGATCTGGTGGGAGGCGATCAGGCCGGTGCGGTTGTCAAGGAGGAGCCGTTCGTTGAAGGGCGGGGTGTCGTCGTTCAGGGGCCGGTCGGGCAGCGGAAGCACCGGGTGGCGCGCGATGGTCAGCTCGACCGGGTCGAGTTCGATCTCCGCCCACAGCGACCACGCGGTGACCCCGGCGACCCAGCGCTCGATGTCGATCAGCAAGTAGGAGAGCATCCACAGGAGTTCGGAGGGCGTCGGGGCGCCGCCCGCGCCGAAGACGGCCTCGCCGGTCAACGCGGCGTGGACGTCGGGCCGTTCGGCCGCCGTGAGCCGTCGGCCCAGGAGGTCCCGGTAGTCGGGCGTGCGGCCGGGTGCGACGGTCGGCCCGGCCCAGCCGCGGCCCTCGCTGAGGTGGAACGACGACCACAGGACCCGGTGCTCGGCGCAGAAGTCGTTCAGCGACTCCAGATAGCCGAGGTCGAAGCGGTCGCGCAGGGCGAGCACCACGGGCTTGTGGGCCGGATGTGCCGCCAGGGCGTCCGCGAGGCCGGACCTGGGCGTCACCTCGACCGAGGCGAAGTTGGCCGTCGCCGGGCAGACGCGGGCGACGTCGGTCAGCTCCGCGTCGCCCGTGAGGATCAGCGGTGTGGCCGTCACCCGCTCGGGGTCGGGCCGTGGTCCCTGGTCGAACCGCAGCCAGTTGGCCTCGCCCGCGATGGGTTCCGCCGTGCTGAGTCCACCGAGTTCCGTGAGCTTCTCCAGGACTTCGCGGTAGCCCGCCGGGTCGGAGGTGGTGCGGACGATCTCGTCGAGGGGGGTCGCGCCGTCACAGCGGGCCAGGACCGCCGCGACGTCCTCGGGCGCCGCTTTGATCTCGAAGAGGCCGCCTCTCGGGGCGATGGCGAGCGTGTGCCGCGGCGCGCCCGGGCGGGGCCAGACAAGTGGCCGTAATTCTACGCGCACCATCCGGGGGCAGCCGATTCCGATGGATTCATTGACCGTCAACGATTCCTCCAACCCATGAAGTTCCGGGAATCGCCGGTCGGCGATTCCCGGAACCCGGCACCTATTTCTCAGTCGTTCCAGGTGAACACAGGAGCGATACTTGAGTGGTTGTGGCTCGGGGCCAGCATCCTCCGAGTGCGGTGGAAATCAATGTGCACGATCATTCGGTCCTCCTCACGGACATACGGCTCCCATCACGGATGTCGCCGCATGGTAGAGAGGGTGGTCTGCCAGGAGGGGCGTCGCACATACGCATTTGAGCGTAGGAACCCGGAGGGCGGCCGATTCCCGACTCCTGCATCCGTCTCGCTCCTGCACGACAAATGCAATAGCTAAACTGCCGCCAAGAGGTGGCGTAACGGCCGTGTGGGATTAACGACGTGCGACATGGAAATACGCGGACCGGCCCCCAGGGATTTCCGTCGGGCTTCGGCCATCTCGACCGAATCGTGTCGGCGCGACCCAAGTGCACCCGCGTACGGGACAAGTGGGTGTGGCTCAGCAGACTGGTGAGGTCACTTTGCCCGCCGCATGTAGTTGGCCGATTCAACGCTATGGGGGCTCAGTCCGTCGGTACCTTCACCAGGTCCAGGCGGCCGCCCGCCAGCGCGATGGTCGCGGAGACCAGGGCCTGGAGGGCGAGGTCCTCGCCGGGCTGGTCCGGGGTGTAGAGGCACTGGAGCGTCAGCCCGTCGAAGCCGGCGAGGAAGAAGCGGGCGATGGCCTCCGCCGGGTGGGCGAGCTCGTGCCCGGTCCGGGCCGCCGCCTCGGACACCAGCTTCGCCGTCACGTCGTTCACCCCCTGGTAGTAGCTCCCGAGGGCCTCCGTCATCTCGGGGGTGCGCAGGGCGACCATGCTCAGTTCGGTCTGCAGGTTGTAGCGCATCGCGTCCTCCCGCACGGTGCGCCACAGGACGCTGACCAGGGCGACGATCGTGTCCTCGAAACCGGCGTCCCGCGGGGTCGCCCGCTCGACGTGGGCGATCAGGTCGGTGGTGAGTTGTTCCATCACCGCCCGGTACAGATCCGCCTTCGTGCCGAAGGTGTAGTGGACCGTGGCCTGCGCGACACCGAGCTCGGCAGCGATCGCGCGCGTGCTGCCCGCGGCCACTCCCTCCCTGGTCATGAGGTCGATGGCCGCTTTGATCAGTTGAGGGCGGCGCTCGGCCGCGGAAACGTGAGCCATGCGCCCATCCTACCGACCTAGTCAGGAGAACAAGTCACCCGACCAAGTTGCCTTCGCGCCGGGGTCACGAGGTGCTGATGACCACCTTGCCGAAGGCGCCGCCGGAGGCGTAGTGGCGGTAGGCGTCGACGGCCTCGTCGAAGGGGAAGACCCGGTCGATCAGGGGCCGGAGCCCGTGCGCCTCGATGACGGCGTTCATGGCGGTGAACTGGGCGCGGCTGCCCACCGCCACGGCGCGGACGGTGGCGCCGGAGGCGAACAGGGCCCGCGGGTCGAGCGGCTCCGCGGTCTTGCCGACGAAGCCGACGCACGCGACGGTGCCGGCCAGGGCGACGGCGCGGACGGACTCGTGGAGGAGCCCGGCGACGTCGACGACGCGGTCGGCGCCCCGCCCGCCGGTGCGGGCGCGGACCTCGTCGGCCCAGTCGGGCGTGGCCGTGTAATCGACGACGTCATCGGCGCCGAGGCCGCGCAGCCGTGCCGCCTTGGCCGGGCTGCTGGTCGTGGCGATCACCCGCGCGCCGAGCGCCTTGGCGAACTGGAGCGCGAAGAGGGACACGCCGCCGGAGCCCTGCACGACGACGGTGTCGCCGGGCCGGACGCCGACGCCGTCGCCGGTCAGCGCGTTCCAGGCCGTGACCGCCGCGCAGG harbors:
- a CDS encoding ABC transporter ATP-binding protein produces the protein MLLHRRLLELATAVRWHIAAAVAVGLGVTATYVGQGLLVAAVLEQVSDHRPWTASVPQVAGVLALVAVRAGLLQLRELCVSRTAAATKLRLRRRLYAHLLALGPGHLTRTRTGTVQSALVDGVEAVESYYARYLPQLAVCLLAPVGLVTYLASIDWVVGVLVAALVVFVPLAPRWWDRLLGERGQAHWDAYAALDAEYLDTMQGLTTLKAFNAGERRRAELGDRAEVLYRSTMAQMRVSLVDTGLTAFGVAAGTSLSVGVGALRLAQGALDLAGLYVVLFLVFECFRPFIELSRFWHAGHTAVSAAAGIHALLDAVPQTPEPSAPPRPRRIERPPVVEFERVTFTYADRAAPALDEVSLRLEAGGTLAVVGPSGAGKTTLVSLLLRFFEPVGGRVLVDGSDIRGLPLATLRETIAVVSQDTYLFHGTIADNLRLARPGATAAEMRDAARAAGAHAFVEALPAGYDTPVGERGLTLSGGERQRIAIARALLKDAPVLVLDEATSSVDAAAEADIQRALGTLSRGRTTLVVAHRLSTVRDAGRIAVLAQGRVTEVGDHRSLLVRRGDYARMVAAQAAP
- a CDS encoding TetR/AcrR family transcriptional regulator; the encoded protein is MAHVSAAERRPQLIKAAIDLMTREGVAAGSTRAIAAELGVAQATVHYTFGTKADLYRAVMEQLTTDLIAHVERATPRDAGFEDTIVALVSVLWRTVREDAMRYNLQTELSMVALRTPEMTEALGSYYQGVNDVTAKLVSEAAARTGHELAHPAEAIARFFLAGFDGLTLQCLYTPDQPGEDLALQALVSATIALAGGRLDLVKVPTD
- a CDS encoding NAD(P)-dependent alcohol dehydrogenase, producing MRSYHLSHSGAGLSGLTVREHDVPAPGPGQAVVAVRATSLSFRELMVLDGTYVLPVEPDVVPVSDGAGDVVTVGPDVDAVRVGDRVAATLFPSWQDGPFAVEHLAQRGGSLDGMLTEYAVVDADSLVTVPAHLSYEEAATLPCAAVTAWNALTGDGVGVRPGDTVVVQGSGGVSLFALQFAKALGARVIATTSSPAKAARLRGLGADDVVDYTATPDWADEVRARTGGRGADRVVDVAGLLHESVRAVALAGTVACVGFVGKTAEPLDPRALFASGATVRAVAVGSRAQFTAMNAVIEAHGLRPLIDRVFPFDEAVDAYRHYASGGAFGKVVISTS
- a CDS encoding YcaO-like family protein: MTVNESIGIGCPRMVRVELRPLVWPRPGAPRHTLAIAPRGGLFEIKAAPEDVAAVLARCDGATPLDEIVRTTSDPAGYREVLEKLTELGGLSTAEPIAGEANWLRFDQGPRPDPERVTATPLILTGDAELTDVARVCPATANFASVEVTPRSGLADALAAHPAHKPVVLALRDRFDLGYLESLNDFCAEHRVLWSSFHLSEGRGWAGPTVAPGRTPDYRDLLGRRLTAAERPDVHAALTGEAVFGAGGAPTPSELLWMLSYLLIDIERWVAGVTAWSLWAEIELDPVELTIARHPVLPLPDRPLNDDTPPFNERLLLDNRTGLIASHQIFEHDKSVPDRLVTVQTNVADMRRLYTWANNVVCGGTAFRNFRAARSAAIGEAVERYCGNCITETVDVREASYQDLERAGESALDPNRLVLYSDRLYDSPGFPFVRFTHDRTTHWVPGHSLTADRPVWVPASLVYVNWYMDQYANVPPTNFLYYPGLAAGHTLDDALVSGIEEVIERDATMIWWMNRHPLPKVEQPPELAALWAGRPAELGQRAWLIQLDNEFDVPVLAGVVENHIEKLFTIGFGARPDPVDAARKAWGEALTLQDGTRDFDDPAGLFREAVAAGWTNAMVKPWRKDRAYLDDYAKDFHDVNDLLCQQQLFLDPRATEVVRPWVDTPTSRSVDDLPRLPDRTLATYRDVVEKRGYEIIYVDVTTHDVAKTGFRVVRVLIPGLVPNFPAAFPFLGRRRIQDMAVTLGWRQRPLTEEELNYFPLPHA